A stretch of DNA from Vibrio palustris:
GAGTAACGTAGCGATTGGCGGTGCTCGGTTTGCTGATTAACAACGAGGTAGCGTTGTTCCTGCTGGGCGAGCTGAATATCGATGAATGGATAACTTGGTTGATACGTCCCTTCAGCGTGCAGTGTTACTTCGATACGATCGGCGAATGAGTGCACCGTCACATGCAACGTGCAGTGATGCCCATCGAGATAGCGTGTCGATTCGCCGTCATCATCAAAAAGTGTATCACTAAAGCTGTGTTGGCCTTTGGCTGGAAAAATCCATAGCGTACGTTGATGATCGTCTTGCGTATTCATCACGCTCGTATCAGGATTCATTGCGAGGATGGAGCCTGCTTTAACCAATAGTGGTAGTTGTTCGAGTGGCGCTGGGCGCGTAATAGTTTGCCCGGCGCTAAACCACTGATGGGTATAAAAGTCATACCAACCTAAGTGATTGTTGGGAAGATAGACTTCTCGCTCGCGTTGACCTGGGTACACCACGGAGGCGACCAGTAAGTTTTCTCCTAAGAGAAAATCATCGCTTTCTTCTCGGGTACGCTCATCGTGTTCGTGATCGAGAAAGGTCGGGCGCAGCATTGGTTGATTGGCATGATGGGCTTTCCAAAGCAAGGTGTAGAGATACGGCATTAGTTGGTAGCGCTGCTGTATAGTGCTGCGAATAATGTCGCTCACCTGCGGGTACATCCACGGCTCGTTGACTGTACCATCATCATTCCAAGAATGAATGGTAAAGCGCGGATGCATGATGCCGTTTTGCACCCAACGGACAAATAATTCAGGATCGGGTTTATCGCCTGAAAATCCACCCACATCGTGGCCGACGTTATATAAGCCTGACAAGCTCATCCCAATGCCCATTTTGATGTTGTAACGCAAGCTGTTCCAATTGGTACGGTTATCGCCACTCCATGTTTGTACGTAACGGTTCATGCCCGGACATCCAGAACGCGAAATTAAATAAGGCCGCAGATCAGGGGCGAAGGCGGTTTGCGCTTCATAAGAGGCTTTCATCATCAACAAGGGTTGCAGTGGGCGAATTAAGCGAATCGCAATCGGGTCGCCAAATCCATCGCAGCGTGCATCGCGATCCCAGATTTCGTATTCGTTGTTGTCATTCCATGTCGAATTAATGCCGTTTTGCAATAACTGGGTCGTGACGTTATCTTTCCACCATTGAATGGTGTTGGGATTGGTAAAATCGAGATGCGAGCCTTCGTCATCCCAAAATACGGAGATTTCTGGTGTGTCGTATTGGGAGTCTTGAATAAATAATTGCTGCGCTTTGGCTTCTTGGTATAGCGGGTGGTTATGCAGCAAACACGGTTTTATGTTGGCCGCGAGTTTCATATTGTGAGTATGAAAGTAGGCCGACATCGCTTGCGGATCCGGAACTTTGCTGGTGTTCCAATGAAAGACATAGCGCTTGTCTTCGATAGATGTATATCCGGAAGACAATTGGAAGGAATCACAAGGCAGCTGGTGGTCATGGCACTGATCAACAAACCCCTCAAGCAGTTGTTGGGCATTGGGCTCATCGGTATAGCGCATTGTCGAACCGCTATAACCTAGACTCCATTTCGGGCCAAATAACGTGCCGCCCGTCATTGCGGTGAAGGCTTGCGTCACTTCTAAGACGCTGGGCCCAAGCATGAAGTAGAAATCCAAATCCCCATCTTCAGCGCGATAACTGCGATAAGGCGCATGATAGTTATCGAGCTCGTTACCTAGGTCAAACCAACATGAGGCTAGATTGTCATAAAATAAGCCATAACTTACCCCAGATTCGGTGCGAGTGATATAAAACGGAATGTGTTTATACAGCGGATCAGTGGTTTGCGCGTTATAGCCCATCGCATCGAGATTTCGCATTTCAAAGCGGCGGTTTTTCCGATTGAGATCGCCGGTTTTCTCTCCTAAGCCGTAGTAGTCATCACTGGGAGCACGCTGCATAAAGTGGGCAACGTCGTCGCGCTGGGGAGAAAGCTGATAGGCGCCAGTTTTACGATCCTGAGCGATGGTTTGCCACTCGTTGCCGACTTTCGTCGCCCACTGCATTTGCAGTGGCTGCGTAATGGTCAGTTTGAGCTGATCGGTGGTGATTTCCAAGGCATCGCTATGTTGAGTCACTTGGTACTCAGGCAAGCTAAACCCATCGCAGGACATGCGATCGCGGCCTTGCCAAGCAATATCGGCTTGATGAGGAGCAATGGTCCAAGTTCGATTCAGGCGCAGCGATTGGTTTTTTTTGATGAGCACGCGAAAAATGTCGCGCTCTAGTATAAAGATATGCAGCGTGTGCTGATTATCGCAGCTTAGTATGACTTCATTCTCTTTATTACTGAGCCATTGCCATTGTTTTAACGTTTTCATAATCTGTCCTTTACTATCGCGGGTTATCACTAACCCTGTGCTCGTTAGTAGCCTAAAAAGAGTTGTGGCAGCAGTAAGCTCACCTGGGGAACATATGTGACTAATGCCAATGCGAGGATCAATACGGCATAAAACGGCAATAATGGTTTAATCACTTTATCTATTTTCACTTTCGCGACCGAACATCCCACAAACAGTGCGCTGCCGACCGGAGGCGTACAAATACCGATACATAAATTGAACGTCATCATGATGCCAAAATGCACCGGATCCATGCCTAAATCGAGGGCGATAGGAAGAAATATCGGAGTAAA
This window harbors:
- a CDS encoding TIM-barrel domain-containing protein, producing the protein MKTLKQWQWLSNKENEVILSCDNQHTLHIFILERDIFRVLIKKNQSLRLNRTWTIAPHQADIAWQGRDRMSCDGFSLPEYQVTQHSDALEITTDQLKLTITQPLQMQWATKVGNEWQTIAQDRKTGAYQLSPQRDDVAHFMQRAPSDDYYGLGEKTGDLNRKNRRFEMRNLDAMGYNAQTTDPLYKHIPFYITRTESGVSYGLFYDNLASCWFDLGNELDNYHAPYRSYRAEDGDLDFYFMLGPSVLEVTQAFTAMTGGTLFGPKWSLGYSGSTMRYTDEPNAQQLLEGFVDQCHDHQLPCDSFQLSSGYTSIEDKRYVFHWNTSKVPDPQAMSAYFHTHNMKLAANIKPCLLHNHPLYQEAKAQQLFIQDSQYDTPEISVFWDDEGSHLDFTNPNTIQWWKDNVTTQLLQNGINSTWNDNNEYEIWDRDARCDGFGDPIAIRLIRPLQPLLMMKASYEAQTAFAPDLRPYLISRSGCPGMNRYVQTWSGDNRTNWNSLRYNIKMGIGMSLSGLYNVGHDVGGFSGDKPDPELFVRWVQNGIMHPRFTIHSWNDDGTVNEPWMYPQVSDIIRSTIQQRYQLMPYLYTLLWKAHHANQPMLRPTFLDHEHDERTREESDDFLLGENLLVASVVYPGQREREVYLPNNHLGWYDFYTHQWFSAGQTITRPAPLEQLPLLVKAGSILAMNPDTSVMNTQDDHQRTLWIFPAKGQHSFSDTLFDDDGESTRYLDGHHCTLHVTVHSFADRIEVTLHAEGTYQPSYPFIDIQLAQQEQRYLVVNQQTEHRQSLRYSLRGDL